The Bacillus zhangzhouensis region TGTGTCCAGAGATAGAAGATGCTTAGTCTGGGATATCGAAACGGGCGCTATTTTAAGAGAATTCCATGGCCACAGCAAAGATGTATTAGCTGTATGGATACATGGTGATAAAGCTTATACAACAGGTGATGATGGATATGTCCTTGTATGGCTGTATGAAACCGGAGAAATTGTAGGAGAAATCGGTCCGTTTGATTATGAGCTTGATACGATCAGCGGCAGCAATCAAAAAGAAGTATTCGCACTTGGCAGAGATGATGGCACCGTGATTATTTATGATGCGGCTACTTTACAGGAGAAGAAAATCATCAAAGCCCATTTACAAGGTGTCAAGCGCGTGAATTTTTCTCCAAGCGGCAATTACTTGCTGACAGCAGGCTACGACCATTTAATTAAGCTGTGGAATTATGAAACAGGTGATTTAGTCGATACACTGCTGCCTCATAAATATCAGTGGGAGCGCTCGCTTGTCTGGACAGAGGATGAGAAGTCAATACTAGGAGCCAGCTTTGGAAAAACATATTGTGAATGGTCGATTGAAAAAGGCAAAGTCATATCAGAGGAGATCGAAATGGCGACACCATCTATCAATGATATTGCGCTGACTGATGCGGGTGATATTATTACCGCATCCGATGATGGAAAATTCAGAAAGAATGGGATTGAAATGGCCAAATCGACGGGTGTTTTAACAAATGGAGTAGCTGTTGCACGGGATGGAAGCTATTATGCGTGGGGAGACCATGCAAGTCAGGTGCATATTGTTCATGAGTCATTACAGCAAATGGTTTCGTTTGATCTTAACACAGGTCCGATCAACAGCGTTTATTTCCACGAGGAGGATCGTCAATTTTATATTGGAACTTACGGCGGTTATGTACATGTCATTTCGACAGAACACTTAAAGGAAATCGGCCGTTCAAAAGCACATGATTGTGCGGTCAAAGCATTAAAGGTAGAAGGAGACCTTATCATCACAGCAGCAGTTGAAGGAACCATCTGTCTTTTAGATAAAAAGAGTTTGTCTTTAAAAGCAACATACATCGGTGCGACAGAGCTGTTAAATGATGTCTTTATTGATAGTAAACGAGACCGTATCGCCATTGTCAGCCGCGACAAGAATGTGAGATTGTTTGATTTGCATACAGGAAGAATTTTAGACCAGCATAACGAACACCAGTATTCGATTAAATCGGTCACAGTCACAGACTCTGGCTATATTGTAAGCGGTGATTATTGGGGCTATATCGTTGTGTGGAATCCAGAGCTGGAGGTCAATACCGGCCCAATTAGAATTGCCCAAAATGGGATTAGTGCGATCAGACAACTAGGCAATGATGTATACGCAAGCTCATACGACGGCGGAATTTATCATGTTCGAGAAGATGGGACGCATACCGAAGTACTTCGCTTATTTGAACAATTTCCGAAAGAAGTAATCTCTCATTAAGAAAAAGAATGTAAGCGGGGGATTCTCATGATAAGTGTTTGCAAGGAACATATGAAAAAAGGTCTGACTGTCCTCAATTGTCCGCATGTGCTCCTCATTAATAAATATGAATGTCGCAAATGCTATTTTTGTAAACAACGAGCATCTTATAAACTTTTTTATTCCTTGCCTTACTATGATCGATCTGAAAAGAAAAGGATGGAAAAAATATAGCACATGAGAATAGAACTCCTTCATTTCCTGAAGGAGTTCTTTCCCTTGAAAGAGAGGAAAGGTGACTTACATGAAAGACGATGTTTTTTATATGAAGCTAGCGATTGCCAACGCAAAGGCCATGAAAGGACAAACCTCGCCAAATCCGCTTGTGGGAGCAGTGGTAGTCAAAAAAGGTGAGATCGTTGGAATTGGTGCTCACATGAAGGCGGGCGAACCGCATGCTGAAATTCATGCGTTGCAAATGGCAGGAGATAAGGCGAAGGGAGCTCATATGTATGTGACGCTCGAACCCTGTTCGCATCATGGAAAAACAGGTCCTTGCTCAGAAGCCATTATAAAGAGCGGGGTGAAACGTGTGGTCATTGCCACTGGGGACCCAAATCCGGTTGTAGCAGGTAAAGGGGTCACGATGTTGAAACAAGCAGGGATAGAAGTAGAAGAAGGGATATGTAAACGGGAAGCGGACAGCTTAAATCGTCCTTTTTTTCATTCCATACAATCAGACCTTCCTTATGTCATATTAAAAACAGCCATTTCATTAGACGGGAAAATTGCAACCGCTCATCAAGAAAGCAAATGGATTACAGGAATAGAAGCAAGGAAAGAAGTGCAGCAATTGCGTCAAGAAGCAGATGCTGTGATAACAGGCGTCCAAACAATTATTCAAGATGATGCAGGTCTTATTGTGAAAGATTCAATCGTGACACAGCCCATTCGTGTCATTTTAGATTCCACATTAAGGATTCCGCTACATGCGAAATGTTTAAACGATCATATGGCAGAAACCATTATTTGTACCTCAAACAAGTATGATCAAAAAAAATATCATCAGCTGGTGCAAAAAGGACATCAAGTATTTGTCACAGGCGGAGAAAATCGGACAGATCTTCATGCGGTGTTACGTATGCTGAAAAAGCGTTCTATGATGTCGGTACTTGTGGAGGCGGGAGGGAGTGTGAACGCATCCTTTTTAGAAGCGTCACTTGTGAACGAAATCATTATTTACATGGCACCATTATTAATTGGAGGGAAAGATGCACCTGCTTTCTTTGAAGGAGAAGGTACGAAAACATTAAAAGAAGCCATCCGTCCAATAGATATGGATTATAGCATGGTAGGAAAAGATTTAAAAATGACGATGAGACTTCAATGAAAGAAAGACCTTGTACATGGAGTGCAAGGTTTTTTGATTAATAAAAATTAAAAGTGTACATTCACCTTTCCAAGTAAAGGTGAATACGATGGATGGGGGTGATTCTATGAAAAGATGTAGGCAATGTGGTAAGACATATCCAACTCATCCGACAGGCTACTACCAAAAAGGAAGCTGGTATGATGCGTATAAGGATGATGGCTGGGAATGTGATAGTTGTAAGAAAGGGAAATCAGGAAAGCCAGAGAAATCTGTGAAGAATCCTTGTTGCGGAAAAGATCCTTGTATTTGTGTGATTCAAGGTCCGCCAGGCGGGAGAGGAAGAAGAGGCCCAGCAGGTCCAGCAGGCCCAGCAGGTCCAGCAGGTCCAGCAGGTCCAGCAGGTCCAGCAGGTCCAGCAGGCCCAGCAGGTCCAGCGGGTCCAGCGGGTCCAGCGGGTCCAGCGGGTCCAGCAGGTCCAATCGGTCCAACAGGCGTCGGTTTAGACGGAGTCGTAGTATTTGATCCAGCGGAAGCCCCGACATATCCAGTAGGTCAAGTGGTGACGTATGAAGGGGAAACCTATCTCGTCAATTCTGCGCCGCCAACAGGCACACCAGATACGTCACCAGATTATACGTTATTAGCAGCTGCAGGAGCGACAGGAGAAACAGGAGCAACAGGACCCACAGGAGAAACTGGTGCGACAGGCGTTACCGGCGCCACGGGAGTCGGTTTAGACGGAGTCGTAGTATTTGATCCAGCGGAAGCCCCGACATATCCAGTAGGTCAAGTGGTGACGTATGAAGGGGGAACCTACCTCGTCAATACGGCGCCGCCAACAGGCACACCAGATACGTCACCAGATTATACGGTATTAGCAGCTGCAGGAGCGACAGGAGAAACTGGTGCAACAGGAGCCACAGGAGCGACAGGAGAAACTGGTGCAACAGGAGCAACAGGACCCACAGGAGAAACTGGTGCGACAGGCGTTACCGGCGCCACGGGAGTCGGTTTAGACGGAGTCGTAGTATTTGATCCAGCGGAAGCCCCGACATATCCAGTAGGTCAAGTGGTGACGTATGAAGGGGGAACCTACCTCGTCAATACGGCGCCGCCAACAGGCACACCAGATACGTCACCAGATTATACGGTATTAGCAGCTGCAGGAGCGACAGGAGAAACTGGTGCAACAGGTCCAACAGGAGCGACGGGAGAAACTGGTGCAACAGGAGTCACAGGAGCGACAGGAGAAACTGGTGCAACAGGAGTCACAGGAGCGACAGGAGAAACTGGTGCAACAGGAGCCGCGGGAGCGACGGGAGAAACTGGTGCAACAGGGCCCACAGGAGCGACGGGAGAAACTGGAGCAACAGGAGCAACAGGAGCCACAGGAGCCACAGGAGCCACAGGAGCGACAGGAGCGACAGGAGAAACTGGTGCAACAGGAGTCACAGGAGCGACGGGAGAAACTGGTGCAACAGGAGTCACAGGAGCGACAGGAGAAACTGGTGCAACAGGAGCCGCGGGAGCGACGGGAGAAACTGGTGCAACAGGGCCCACAGGAGCGACAGGAGAAACTGGTGCAACAGGAGCAACAGGAGCAACAGGAGCAACAGGAGCAACAGGACCCACAGGAGAAACTGGTGCGACAGGCGTTACCGGCGCCACGGGAGTCGGTTTAGACGGAGTCGTAGTATTTGATCCAGCGGAAGCCCCGACATATCCAGTAGGTCAAGTGGTGACGTATGAAGGGGGAACCTACCTCGTCAATACGGCGCCGCCAACAGGCACACCAGATACGTCACCAGATTATACGGTATTAGCAGCTGCAGGAGCGACGGGAGAAACTGGTGCAACAGGAGCCACAGGAGCGACAGGAGAAACTGGTGCAACAGGAGTCACAGGAGCGACGGGAGAAACTGGTGCAACAGGAGTCACAGGAGCGACGGGAGAAACTGGCGCAACAGGAGTCACAGGAGCGACGGGAGAAACAGGAGCAACAGGTCCAACAGGAGCGACGGGAGAAACTGGTGCAACAGGAGTCACAGGAGCGACGGGAGAAACTGGCGCAACCGGTCCAACAGGAGCGACAGGAGAAACTGGTGCAACCGGTCCAACAGGAGTGACGGGCGAAACAGGAGCAACAGGTCCAACAGGAGTGACGGGCGAAACAGGAGCAACAGGTCCAACAGGTCCAACAGGAGCGACAGGAGTCGGTTTAGACGGCGCCGTAGTATTTGATCCAGCGGAAGCCCCGACATATCCAGTAGGTCAAGTGGTGACGTATGAAGGGGGAACCTACCTCGTCAATACAGCGCCGCCAACAGGTACACCAGATACGTCACCAGATTATACGGTATTAGCAGCCGCAGGCGCGACAGGCGTCACAGGTCCAACAGGTCCAACAGGTCCAACAGGAGTGGCAGGATCGAGTGCCATTATTCCGTTTGCTTCAGGTACACCTGCTTTACTGACAACAATTGCCGGCGGTCTTATTGGAACATCTAGCTTGGTCGGATTTGGTAGCTCAGCGACAGGTGTCAGTATTTTAGGCGGAGTGATTGATTTAACAGGCGCTGCAGGTACCTTGCTGAACATGGCGTTCTCAGTTCCGAGAGATGGAACAATAACGTCATTTGCCGGCTATTTCAGTACGACAGCTGCTCTTTCTTTGGTCGGCACAAATATTACTGTTACAGCTCGTTTATTTGCTTCACCAACACCGAATAACAGCTTCACTGAAGTAGCGAGCGTTGCATTAGCTCCAGATTTAACTGGTATTATAACGCTGGGTGCTATAACAAATGGCATTGCGACCGGTCTAAATATACCAGTCACTTCGCAAACACGATTGCTTGTTGTATTCTCCGCATCAGCTACTGGTCTATCCTTAGTGAATACCGTAGCAGGTTATGCGAGTGCTGGTTTATCGATCACGTAATAGGCATACAGGGATGACTCGATTTTGAGTCGTCCTTTTTTGTTTGAAAGAATTTTCTCTTAACTTAGTAAGAAAAAATGATATCATTTTCTTAGAGTCTATTCGAGTGAATCTACTGAATTAGGGGTTGTAGCGGTGAGGATGGGCAAAAGGAAAGTCACTTTACAAACGAAAATTTTGGGGTTAATCATTGTGCTTTTGCTTTTTGTCATTGCGTTATTAACGATTTGTTTTGGTTTTCTGCAGACATCAGAAAGGCAGAGACAAGCTGAACAGCTGGCGGTGCAGACCGCTAGAACAATATCATATATGCCGCCCATTAAAGCATCGGTGGCTCTATCAGCGTCCCAAAATGAAGAACAGGCAGTGCTTGAGCAAATGAAGGAGCAAGTAAGAGCACATGCCATCTTCATTACCGATCGAATAGGAAAGGTCCTTATTCATACGAATCATGAGGACGTCGGAAAAACCATCAGTGTATCGGAAGGAAGAAGTACCCTCTTATTTGGAGGAACCTCCATATCAACTGATGATTCTAATGGTGAAACCGTTGTCAGAGGCAGTGCGCCCATTATGAAAGAAACAAAAGGGCATGAAGAAATTATTGGGACAGTCACCGTCGAATTTTTAAAGAAGGAAATCGATCAAGCGACAGCTCATCAGCTATTGAAACTTAGCTATATTGCTCTTCTTGTGCTCTTGCCTGGCATATTCGGGGCAATTTTT contains the following coding sequences:
- a CDS encoding WD40 repeat domain-containing protein, with the translated sequence MHRGPITSVLSTQHDQIVYTGGYDRCIYQWNRATGEGTFIGSHEHIINSISLSENGKYLASASSDYTIQLYDTGTNTRIRTLFGHADDVEAVAFAKQDTLLVSVSRDRRCLVWDIETGAILREFHGHSKDVLAVWIHGDKAYTTGDDGYVLVWLYETGEIVGEIGPFDYELDTISGSNQKEVFALGRDDGTVIIYDAATLQEKKIIKAHLQGVKRVNFSPSGNYLLTAGYDHLIKLWNYETGDLVDTLLPHKYQWERSLVWTEDEKSILGASFGKTYCEWSIEKGKVISEEIEMATPSINDIALTDAGDIITASDDGKFRKNGIEMAKSTGVLTNGVAVARDGSYYAWGDHASQVHIVHESLQQMVSFDLNTGPINSVYFHEEDRQFYIGTYGGYVHVISTEHLKEIGRSKAHDCAVKALKVEGDLIITAAVEGTICLLDKKSLSLKATYIGATELLNDVFIDSKRDRIAIVSRDKNVRLFDLHTGRILDQHNEHQYSIKSVTVTDSGYIVSGDYWGYIVVWNPELEVNTGPIRIAQNGISAIRQLGNDVYASSYDGGIYHVREDGTHTEVLRLFEQFPKEVISH
- the ribD gene encoding bifunctional diaminohydroxyphosphoribosylaminopyrimidine deaminase/5-amino-6-(5-phosphoribosylamino)uracil reductase RibD; its protein translation is MKDDVFYMKLAIANAKAMKGQTSPNPLVGAVVVKKGEIVGIGAHMKAGEPHAEIHALQMAGDKAKGAHMYVTLEPCSHHGKTGPCSEAIIKSGVKRVVIATGDPNPVVAGKGVTMLKQAGIEVEEGICKREADSLNRPFFHSIQSDLPYVILKTAISLDGKIATAHQESKWITGIEARKEVQQLRQEADAVITGVQTIIQDDAGLIVKDSIVTQPIRVILDSTLRIPLHAKCLNDHMAETIICTSNKYDQKKYHQLVQKGHQVFVTGGENRTDLHAVLRMLKKRSMMSVLVEAGGSVNASFLEASLVNEIIIYMAPLLIGGKDAPAFFEGEGTKTLKEAIRPIDMDYSMVGKDLKMTMRLQ
- a CDS encoding collagen-like repeat preface domain-containing protein; translation: MKRCRQCGKTYPTHPTGYYQKGSWYDAYKDDGWECDSCKKGKSGKPEKSVKNPCCGKDPCICVIQGPPGGRGRRGPAGPAGPAGPAGPAGPAGPAGPAGPAGPAGPAGPAGPAGPAGPIGPTGVGLDGVVVFDPAEAPTYPVGQVVTYEGETYLVNSAPPTGTPDTSPDYTLLAAAGATGETGATGPTGETGATGVTGATGVGLDGVVVFDPAEAPTYPVGQVVTYEGGTYLVNTAPPTGTPDTSPDYTVLAAAGATGETGATGATGATGETGATGATGPTGETGATGVTGATGVGLDGVVVFDPAEAPTYPVGQVVTYEGGTYLVNTAPPTGTPDTSPDYTVLAAAGATGETGATGPTGATGETGATGVTGATGETGATGVTGATGETGATGAAGATGETGATGPTGATGETGATGATGATGATGATGATGATGETGATGVTGATGETGATGVTGATGETGATGAAGATGETGATGPTGATGETGATGATGATGATGATGPTGETGATGVTGATGVGLDGVVVFDPAEAPTYPVGQVVTYEGGTYLVNTAPPTGTPDTSPDYTVLAAAGATGETGATGATGATGETGATGVTGATGETGATGVTGATGETGATGVTGATGETGATGPTGATGETGATGVTGATGETGATGPTGATGETGATGPTGVTGETGATGPTGVTGETGATGPTGPTGATGVGLDGAVVFDPAEAPTYPVGQVVTYEGGTYLVNTAPPTGTPDTSPDYTVLAAAGATGVTGPTGPTGPTGVAGSSAIIPFASGTPALLTTIAGGLIGTSSLVGFGSSATGVSILGGVIDLTGAAGTLLNMAFSVPRDGTITSFAGYFSTTAALSLVGTNITVTARLFASPTPNNSFTEVASVALAPDLTGIITLGAITNGIATGLNIPVTSQTRLLVVFSASATGLSLVNTVAGYASAGLSIT